In Yersinia enterocolitica subsp. enterocolitica, one DNA window encodes the following:
- the gcvT gene encoding glycine cleavage system aminomethyltransferase GcvT gives MAKQTPLYDQHVACGARMVDFHGWMMPLHYGSQIDEHHIVRQDAGMFDVSHMTIVDLHGARTREFLRYLLANDVAKLTQPGKALYTAMLNASGGVIDDLIVYFLREDYFRLVVNSATREKDLNWIIQNAEPYQVDVTVRDDLALVAVQGPTAQQKVATLLTPEQQQAIAGMKPFFGIQADDLFIATTGYTGEAGYEIALPKERVVEFWQQLLAAGVKPAGLGARDTLRLEAGMNLYGQEMDEGVSPLAANMGWTVAWLPEDRQFIGREALEQQRANGTEQLVGLIMTEKGVLRNELPVHFSDDSGNQHVGVITSGSFSPTLGFSIALARVPAGIGENAVVQIRNREMPVRVTKPGFVRAGKPVAL, from the coding sequence ATGGCTAAGCAGACCCCGCTGTATGACCAACACGTGGCGTGCGGTGCGCGCATGGTAGATTTTCATGGCTGGATGATGCCATTGCATTATGGTTCCCAAATCGATGAGCACCATATCGTGCGCCAGGATGCCGGTATGTTTGATGTCTCGCACATGACTATTGTCGACTTACACGGTGCTCGTACCCGTGAATTCCTGCGTTATCTATTAGCTAATGATGTTGCCAAACTGACCCAACCGGGCAAAGCCCTTTATACCGCAATGCTGAATGCCTCCGGCGGTGTTATCGATGATTTGATTGTCTATTTCCTACGCGAAGACTATTTCCGTTTAGTGGTTAACTCTGCTACCCGCGAAAAAGATCTGAACTGGATCATTCAGAATGCTGAGCCGTATCAGGTTGATGTCACTGTACGTGATGATTTGGCGCTGGTAGCAGTGCAAGGCCCAACAGCACAACAGAAAGTCGCGACCTTACTAACTCCTGAGCAGCAACAAGCGATCGCAGGAATGAAGCCGTTCTTTGGTATTCAGGCTGATGATTTGTTTATCGCCACCACCGGCTATACCGGCGAAGCAGGTTACGAAATTGCGCTACCTAAAGAACGGGTTGTCGAATTTTGGCAACAGTTGTTGGCTGCTGGTGTGAAACCTGCTGGCCTTGGTGCACGAGACACTTTGCGTCTGGAAGCCGGTATGAATCTCTACGGTCAGGAGATGGACGAAGGCGTTTCGCCGCTCGCCGCCAATATGGGCTGGACAGTGGCCTGGTTGCCAGAAGACCGCCAGTTTATCGGCCGCGAAGCACTTGAGCAGCAACGTGCTAACGGAACTGAGCAATTGGTAGGTTTGATCATGACCGAAAAAGGTGTATTACGTAATGAGTTGCCGGTGCATTTTTCTGATGATTCGGGCAATCAGCATGTGGGCGTGATAACCAGCGGTTCATTCTCTCCTACACTGGGTTTTAGTATTGCACTGGCCCGTGTCCCTGCGGGGATAGGTGAAAATGCAGTAGTGCAAATCCGCAACCGTGAAATGCCGGTGCGGGTCACAAAACCGGGTTTTGTGCGGGCGGGTAAACCGGTCGCGCTGTAA
- the ubiI gene encoding FAD-dependent 2-octaprenylphenol hydroxylase: MQSYDVVIAGGGMVGLALACGLQGSGLRIAILEHQPEQEPLPAPVSGELALRVSAINAASERLLQKIGVWENILALRASPYSGMEVWDQDSFGKIAFHADEYGFSHLGHIIENQVIQQALWQRASQLADVTLLAPASIKQVAWGESEAFITLTDDRMLSTKLVVGADGANSWLRQHADIPLTFWDYAHHALVATIRTEEAHQATARQVFHGDGILAFLPFSDPHLSSIVWSVSPDRAAELTALPAEQFNRELGMAFDMRLGQCQLESERQTFPLTGRYARSFAAHRLALVGDAAHTVHPLAGQGVNLGFMDAAELVSELRRLQRQGKDIGQHLYLRRYERRRKHRAAVMLASMQGFRDLFAGNNPAKKLLRDIGLTLADNLPGIKPQLVRQAMGLNDLPDWLDE; the protein is encoded by the coding sequence ATGCAATCATATGACGTGGTAATCGCTGGTGGCGGAATGGTCGGCCTGGCACTGGCTTGCGGGTTGCAAGGCAGCGGTCTGCGTATCGCCATTCTGGAACACCAGCCAGAACAAGAGCCGCTACCTGCGCCAGTGAGCGGTGAGCTGGCGCTTCGGGTCTCGGCGATCAATGCAGCCAGTGAGCGCTTACTGCAAAAAATTGGTGTGTGGGAGAACATCCTGGCTCTACGCGCCAGCCCTTATAGTGGCATGGAAGTGTGGGATCAAGACAGTTTTGGCAAAATTGCTTTCCACGCCGATGAGTATGGTTTCAGCCATCTGGGACATATTATTGAAAATCAGGTCATTCAGCAGGCACTCTGGCAACGAGCAAGCCAATTGGCTGATGTCACCTTGCTGGCCCCCGCCAGTATCAAACAGGTAGCTTGGGGCGAAAGTGAGGCATTTATCACGCTGACAGATGACCGGATGCTGAGCACCAAACTGGTGGTCGGGGCCGATGGGGCCAACTCTTGGTTGCGCCAACATGCTGATATCCCTCTGACATTTTGGGATTATGCCCATCACGCGCTGGTGGCCACTATTCGCACTGAAGAAGCCCATCAGGCCACGGCCAGACAGGTGTTTCATGGCGACGGCATTTTAGCATTCCTGCCATTTAGCGACCCGCATCTTAGCTCGATTGTTTGGTCAGTCTCACCTGATCGCGCCGCTGAGTTAACCGCACTGCCCGCAGAGCAGTTTAACCGCGAGTTGGGAATGGCATTTGATATGCGACTGGGGCAATGCCAACTTGAAAGCGAGCGCCAAACCTTCCCACTGACCGGGCGATATGCGCGCAGTTTTGCCGCTCACCGGTTGGCTTTGGTCGGTGATGCTGCCCATACCGTGCATCCATTGGCTGGGCAGGGGGTGAATTTAGGCTTTATGGATGCTGCTGAATTGGTTTCAGAACTCCGGCGCTTGCAGCGTCAGGGCAAAGATATTGGCCAACACCTTTATTTACGCCGCTATGAACGTCGCCGTAAACACCGTGCTGCGGTGATGCTAGCCAGTATGCAGGGGTTTCGTGATTTATTTGCCGGAAATAATCCCGCTAAAAAACTGCTGCGTGATATTGGGTTAACATTGGCTGATAACTTACCGGGTATCAAACCACAGTTAGTGCGTCAGGCGATGGGGTTAAATGATTTGCCCGATTGGCTCGATGAATAA
- the ubiH gene encoding 2-octaprenyl-6-methoxyphenyl hydroxylase, protein MSVIIVGGGMAGATLALAISSLTHGKMPVALVEAQRPDSRQHPGFDARAIALAHGTCQQLDSIGLWSALADCATAIEHVHVSDSGHSGFVNLRAQDYRVPALGQVIELFDAGKRLFALLQKAPGVTLHCPAKMVDVVRTAESATVTLDKGQQLHAKLLVAADGSHSALAQACNIQWQQQDYQQIAVIANVTTSELPNGRAFERFTRNGPLALLPMSQGRSSLVWCHAKEDRAQVDSWDDVRFLAELQRAFGWRLGKMLHAGKRHSYPLQLLTATRHVSHRLALVGNAAQTLHPIAGQGFNLGLRDVMTLAETIARAGDDPGDYKVLSQYQRWREPDQQATIGITDGLIRLFANRYGPLVVGRNLALMSMEQIPAIRDTFARRTLGWGGR, encoded by the coding sequence ATGAGCGTGATAATTGTCGGTGGCGGTATGGCCGGTGCAACATTGGCGCTGGCTATTTCATCCCTTACGCATGGGAAGATGCCGGTGGCGCTGGTTGAAGCGCAACGTCCTGATAGCAGGCAGCATCCGGGTTTTGATGCCCGTGCCATTGCTTTGGCGCACGGCACCTGTCAGCAATTGGATAGTATTGGCCTCTGGTCGGCGCTGGCCGATTGCGCCACCGCCATAGAACATGTTCACGTCAGTGATAGTGGCCATTCCGGTTTTGTGAACCTTCGGGCGCAAGATTATCGGGTTCCGGCACTGGGCCAGGTTATCGAGTTGTTTGATGCGGGTAAGCGGCTATTTGCCTTATTGCAGAAAGCACCGGGAGTGACCCTACATTGCCCGGCCAAAATGGTTGATGTGGTTCGCACGGCTGAATCTGCCACGGTGACATTGGATAAAGGCCAACAGCTTCACGCTAAACTGTTGGTGGCGGCGGATGGCTCTCATTCCGCATTGGCTCAGGCCTGTAACATTCAGTGGCAGCAGCAGGATTATCAACAGATTGCAGTGATCGCTAATGTCACGACTTCTGAGCTACCCAACGGGCGTGCTTTTGAGCGCTTTACCCGTAATGGGCCGTTGGCGCTGCTGCCGATGTCTCAGGGGCGCAGTTCGTTGGTGTGGTGTCATGCCAAAGAAGATAGAGCACAGGTTGATAGCTGGGATGATGTCCGTTTTCTGGCGGAATTACAGCGCGCTTTTGGCTGGCGTTTGGGGAAAATGCTCCATGCTGGCAAACGCCATAGTTACCCACTGCAATTGCTCACGGCCACGCGCCATGTTAGCCATCGTCTGGCATTAGTCGGTAATGCCGCCCAAACATTGCATCCGATTGCCGGTCAGGGGTTTAATCTCGGTCTGCGTGATGTGATGACATTAGCAGAAACTATCGCGCGGGCGGGGGATGATCCCGGTGATTATAAGGTACTCAGTCAATATCAACGGTGGCGGGAACCTGATCAACAGGCAACTATTGGCATCACTGATGGGTTAATTCGCCTGTTTGCCAACCGCTATGGGCCGTTGGTGGTTGGCCGCAATCTTGCTTTGATGTCGATGGAACAGATACCTGCAATCCGTGATACTTTCGCGCGGCGCACGCTGGGATGGGGCGGTCGCTAG
- the pepP gene encoding Xaa-Pro aminopeptidase, protein MTQQEYQNRRQALLAKMAPGSAAIIFAAPEATRSADSEYPYRQNSDFSYLTGFNEPQAVLILVKSDETHNHSVLFNRVRDLTAEIWFGRRLGQEAAPEKLGVDRALPFDEIDEQLYLLLNRLDVIYHAQGQYDYADKIVFAALEKLRNGFRKNLRAPATLTDWRPWLHEMRLFKSEEEIAVLRRAGEISALAHTRAMEKCRPGMFEYQLEGEILHEFTRYGARYPAYNTIVGGGENGCILHYTENECELRDGELVLIDAGCEYQGYAGDITRTFPVNGKFTPAQREIYDIVLASINKALELFRPGTSIREVTEQVVRIMITGLVDLGILKGDIEQLIAEQAHKPFFMHGLSHWLGLDVHDVGDYINSDRGRILEPGMVLTIEPGLYIAPDADVPPQYRGIGIRIEDDIVITAEGNENLTASVVKDPDEIEALMAAAR, encoded by the coding sequence ATGACTCAGCAAGAATACCAGAACCGCCGTCAAGCGCTGTTGGCGAAGATGGCCCCGGGCAGTGCTGCTATTATTTTTGCCGCACCAGAGGCCACGCGCAGCGCGGATTCCGAATATCCATATCGGCAGAATAGCGATTTCAGCTATCTGACGGGCTTTAATGAGCCGCAAGCGGTGCTGATTCTGGTGAAAAGCGATGAGACTCACAACCACAGCGTGCTGTTTAACCGGGTGCGGGATTTAACCGCTGAAATCTGGTTTGGCCGCCGTTTAGGGCAAGAGGCCGCACCTGAGAAGTTGGGTGTTGATCGCGCATTACCTTTCGATGAAATCGACGAGCAACTCTATTTGCTGCTTAATCGCCTTGATGTGATTTATCACGCGCAGGGGCAATATGATTATGCAGATAAAATTGTTTTTGCGGCGCTGGAAAAGTTACGTAACGGTTTTCGTAAAAATCTACGCGCACCCGCAACGTTGACTGACTGGCGGCCATGGCTGCATGAGATGCGTCTGTTTAAGTCAGAGGAAGAAATTGCTGTGCTGCGTCGAGCCGGTGAAATCAGCGCGTTAGCCCATACCCGTGCGATGGAGAAATGCCGCCCAGGAATGTTCGAATACCAGTTGGAAGGGGAAATTCTGCATGAGTTTACCCGTTATGGTGCGCGTTATCCGGCCTATAACACCATTGTCGGCGGCGGTGAGAACGGCTGCATTCTGCATTACACCGAAAATGAGTGCGAACTGCGGGATGGTGAATTGGTGCTGATTGATGCGGGTTGTGAATATCAGGGCTATGCCGGTGATATTACGCGTACTTTCCCGGTTAATGGCAAATTCACTCCCGCGCAACGCGAGATTTATGACATCGTGCTGGCCTCCATTAACAAAGCACTGGAGCTGTTCCGGCCAGGCACCAGTATCCGCGAAGTCACTGAGCAGGTTGTGCGGATTATGATCACCGGCTTGGTTGATTTGGGCATCCTGAAAGGAGATATCGAGCAGCTTATTGCCGAACAGGCACACAAGCCATTCTTTATGCACGGCCTGAGCCACTGGCTGGGGTTGGATGTGCATGATGTCGGCGATTATATCAACAGTGACCGTGGTCGTATTCTTGAACCTGGTATGGTGCTGACCATTGAGCCGGGCTTATATATTGCGCCAGATGCCGATGTTCCACCGCAATATCGTGGTATTGGTATTCGGATTGAAGATGACATCGTGATTACCGCAGAGGGTAATGAAAATCTGACCGCCAGTGTGGTAAAAGATCCCGATGAGATTGAAGCCCTTATGGCAGCAGCGAGATAA
- a CDS encoding YecA family protein encodes MSIENTLPTYQSLALALNQQAVALTPAEMHGLISGMLCGGSKDDGWRALVHDLTNEGIAFSQALGLPLQQLHEATQEALENEGFMFQLLIPEGEEVTVFDRADALSGWVNHFLLGLGMLQPKLAQVKDEVGEAIDDLRNIAQLGYDEDEDQEELAQSLEEVIEYVRVAAILCHIEFTQEKPTAPEIRKPTLH; translated from the coding sequence ATGTCTATAGAGAATACATTACCAACTTACCAATCACTGGCCCTGGCATTGAACCAGCAAGCAGTGGCATTAACCCCGGCTGAAATGCATGGCCTGATCAGCGGCATGCTGTGCGGAGGCAGTAAAGACGATGGCTGGCGCGCACTGGTGCATGACTTGACCAATGAGGGTATTGCCTTCTCACAAGCCCTGGGTTTGCCGTTACAACAGTTACATGAAGCAACACAAGAAGCGCTGGAAAACGAAGGTTTTATGTTCCAGTTGCTGATTCCTGAAGGGGAAGAAGTGACTGTTTTTGACCGTGCTGATGCATTATCCGGCTGGGTAAACCATTTCCTGTTAGGGCTTGGAATGCTGCAACCGAAGTTGGCGCAAGTGAAAGATGAAGTGGGTGAGGCCATTGATGATTTACGGAATATCGCTCAGTTAGGGTATGACGAAGATGAAGATCAGGAAGAATTGGCTCAATCGCTGGAAGAAGTCATTGAGTATGTCCGTGTCGCGGCTATCTTGTGTCATATCGAATTTACCCAAGAAAAACCGACTGCACCGGAAATACGCAAGCCGACATTACACTAG
- the zapA gene encoding cell division protein ZapA: MSAQPVDIQIFGRSLRVNCPPEQQDALNMAAEDLNQRLQDLKVRTRVTNTEQLVFIAALNVCHELAQERLKTRDYASNMEQRIRMLQQTIEQALLEQGRISERQDAQFE; the protein is encoded by the coding sequence ATGTCTGCACAACCAGTAGATATTCAAATTTTTGGTCGCTCGTTAAGAGTTAATTGTCCGCCAGAACAACAAGACGCGTTGAACATGGCCGCAGAAGATCTTAACCAACGGTTGCAAGATCTGAAAGTTCGCACTAGAGTCACCAATACTGAGCAGTTAGTTTTCATCGCGGCATTGAACGTATGTCACGAATTAGCTCAGGAAAGGTTGAAAACCCGTGACTATGCATCCAATATGGAGCAACGTATTCGGATGCTACAACAGACCATTGAACAGGCATTGCTTGAACAAGGTCGCATCTCTGAACGTCAGGATGCACAGTTTGAATAA
- a CDS encoding 5-formyltetrahydrofolate cyclo-ligase: MPLNPQHALERQKIRSEIRERRRLLTPEQQQQSANLAARQIASHDKIQQANTIALFLSFDGELDTAPVIELLWQQKKQIYLPVLHPFCPGHLLFLHYRPDSQLIRNRLNILEPQLDVRDVLPLKRLDVVITPLVAFDQDGQRLGMGGGFYDRTLQNWQQGGPYPIGLAHDCQQVEHLPSEHWDVPLPEIVTPTKVWQW, from the coding sequence ATGCCTCTAAATCCGCAGCATGCCCTTGAGCGGCAAAAAATTCGCAGTGAAATCCGTGAGCGTCGGCGTCTTTTGACTCCTGAGCAACAACAACAATCCGCCAATCTCGCCGCCAGACAAATCGCTTCCCACGACAAAATTCAGCAAGCCAATACTATTGCACTCTTTCTCTCTTTCGATGGCGAGTTAGATACCGCTCCTGTTATCGAATTATTGTGGCAGCAGAAAAAACAGATTTATCTGCCGGTACTTCATCCTTTCTGTCCCGGCCATTTGTTGTTTCTCCACTATCGTCCTGATAGCCAGCTCATTCGTAATCGCCTGAACATTCTGGAGCCTCAATTAGATGTGCGCGATGTCTTGCCATTAAAACGACTGGATGTCGTGATAACTCCGCTGGTGGCGTTTGATCAAGATGGACAACGTTTAGGTATGGGGGGCGGATTCTATGACCGTACGCTACAAAACTGGCAGCAGGGTGGCCCCTATCCTATTGGTTTGGCTCATGATTGCCAGCAGGTAGAGCACTTACCGAGTGAACATTGGGATGTGCCGTTACCAGAGATTGTGACACCGACAAAGGTGTGGCAGTGGTAA
- the serA gene encoding phosphoglycerate dehydrogenase: protein MAKVSLEKDRIKFLLVEGVHQSTVDNLRAAGYSNIEYHKGALDTESLKESIRDAHFIGIRSRTHLSEEVFAAAEKLVAVGCFCIGTNQVDLKAATKRGVPVFNAPFSNTRSVAEMVLGELLLMFRGIPSANAKAHRGEWNKLAVGSYEARGKKLGIIGYGHIGTQLGILAESVGMKVFFYDIENKLSLGNAQQVRHLSDLLNMSDVISLHVPENHSTKNMIGPEQLALMKPGAMLINASRGTVVDIPALCDALASNHLAGAAIDVFPEEPATNKDPFNSPLCEFDNVLLTPHIGGSTQEAQENIGDEVAGKLAKYSDNGSTLSAVNFPEVSLPAHGDNTRRLLHIHENRPGILTSINKIFAEQNVNIAAQYLQTSADIGYVVIDVETDDAENAEKALQAMKAIPGTIRSRLLY, encoded by the coding sequence ATGGCAAAAGTATCACTGGAGAAAGACAGAATTAAGTTTCTGTTAGTGGAAGGGGTGCACCAGAGCACGGTTGATAATCTGCGTGCAGCCGGTTATAGCAATATTGAATATCATAAAGGTGCCTTAGACACCGAATCACTGAAAGAATCTATTCGTGATGCCCATTTCATCGGGATTCGATCGCGCACGCATCTGTCCGAAGAAGTCTTTGCTGCAGCAGAAAAGTTGGTTGCAGTCGGTTGTTTCTGTATCGGTACCAATCAGGTTGATTTAAAAGCGGCGACTAAACGTGGTGTGCCGGTATTCAATGCACCTTTCTCCAATACCCGTTCGGTAGCCGAAATGGTACTGGGCGAGTTACTGCTGATGTTCCGTGGTATTCCATCCGCCAACGCCAAAGCGCACCGTGGCGAGTGGAACAAACTGGCAGTCGGTTCCTATGAAGCCCGTGGTAAAAAACTGGGTATTATCGGCTATGGTCATATCGGGACTCAGTTAGGTATTTTGGCTGAAAGTGTCGGCATGAAAGTGTTCTTCTACGATATTGAAAATAAACTGTCGTTGGGGAATGCACAGCAGGTACGTCATCTGTCTGACTTGCTGAATATGAGTGATGTGATTAGCTTGCATGTGCCAGAAAACCACTCCACCAAAAATATGATTGGCCCTGAGCAGTTAGCTCTGATGAAACCGGGCGCGATGTTGATCAATGCCTCACGCGGAACGGTGGTTGATATCCCGGCACTCTGTGATGCGCTGGCGAGCAATCATCTGGCAGGGGCGGCAATCGACGTTTTCCCTGAAGAACCAGCAACCAATAAAGACCCGTTCAATTCACCATTGTGCGAGTTTGATAATGTGCTATTGACCCCACACATTGGTGGTTCAACTCAAGAAGCGCAGGAAAATATCGGTGATGAAGTCGCCGGTAAACTGGCGAAGTATTCCGACAACGGCTCAACGCTGTCTGCGGTTAACTTCCCGGAAGTTTCTCTGCCAGCGCACGGTGATAACACTCGCCGCTTGCTGCATATCCATGAGAACCGCCCAGGCATCCTGACCAGCATCAACAAAATCTTTGCTGAGCAGAATGTCAACATTGCCGCGCAGTATTTGCAAACCAGCGCTGATATTGGTTATGTCGTTATCGACGTTGAGACTGATGATGCGGAAAATGCAGAAAAAGCCTTGCAGGCAATGAAAGCGATTCCGGGGACTATTCGCTCGCGCCTATTGTACTGA
- the rpiA gene encoding ribose-5-phosphate isomerase RpiA: MTQDELKKAVGWAALEYVKPGTIVGVGTGSTAAHFIDALASIKGQIEGAVSSSDASTAKLKSYGIQVFDCNEVDELDIYVDGADEINSQMQMIKGGGAALTREKIIAAIARKFICIADASKQVDVLGKFPLPVEVIPMARSYVARELVKLGGLPEYRQNVLTDNGNVILDVHNLTILDAIALENKINNIAGVVTVGLFANRGADVALIGTADGVKTVELK; encoded by the coding sequence ATGACTCAGGATGAACTTAAAAAAGCAGTGGGCTGGGCAGCATTAGAATATGTCAAACCTGGCACTATCGTTGGGGTCGGTACTGGCTCAACTGCGGCACATTTTATCGATGCTCTTGCTTCCATTAAAGGCCAGATCGAAGGGGCTGTTTCTAGCTCTGATGCCTCTACCGCTAAACTGAAAAGTTATGGCATTCAGGTATTTGATTGCAACGAAGTGGACGAGCTGGACATTTATGTCGACGGTGCTGATGAAATTAACAGCCAAATGCAGATGATCAAAGGCGGCGGTGCGGCTCTGACCCGCGAGAAAATCATTGCGGCCATTGCGCGTAAATTCATCTGTATTGCCGATGCTTCCAAACAGGTTGATGTGCTGGGTAAATTCCCGTTGCCGGTCGAAGTTATCCCAATGGCGCGTTCTTATGTGGCGCGTGAACTGGTGAAATTAGGCGGGTTACCTGAATATCGCCAGAATGTTTTGACTGATAACGGCAATGTTATTTTGGATGTCCATAATCTGACTATTTTGGATGCCATTGCGCTTGAAAATAAAATTAATAATATTGCCGGTGTTGTCACTGTGGGGCTATTTGCCAACCGAGGTGCTGATGTTGCACTAATTGGCACTGCCGATGGTGTTAAAACCGTAGAACTTAAGTGA
- a CDS encoding LysR family transcriptional regulator ArgP: MKRPDYRTLQALDAVIRERGFERAAQKLCITQSAVSQRIKQLENLFGQPLLVRTVPPRPTEQGQKLLALLHQVELLEEEWLGNDNGGDTPLLLSLAVNADSLATWLLPALKPVLADSPIRLNLQVEDETRTQERLRRGEVVGAVSIQPQPLPSCLVDQLGALDYLFVASKPFAERYFPNGVTRSALLKAPAVAFDHLDDMHQAFLQQNFDLSPGSVPCHIVNSSEAFVQLARQGTTCCMIPHLQIEKELASGELINLTPGLLQRRMLFWHRFAPESRTMRKVTDALLSYGRQVLRQD, encoded by the coding sequence ATGAAACGCCCAGACTACCGTACGCTACAAGCGCTGGACGCGGTGATCCGTGAACGCGGTTTTGAACGCGCTGCACAAAAACTTTGCATCACCCAATCGGCGGTATCTCAACGCATTAAGCAGTTGGAGAATCTGTTCGGTCAACCACTGTTGGTGCGCACTGTGCCCCCCCGTCCAACTGAGCAAGGGCAGAAACTGCTCGCCTTGCTGCATCAGGTCGAATTGCTGGAAGAAGAGTGGCTCGGCAATGATAACGGCGGCGATACACCGCTGCTGCTGTCATTGGCGGTCAACGCCGACAGCCTGGCAACCTGGCTCCTGCCAGCCTTAAAACCGGTGTTGGCCGACTCCCCTATCCGGCTAAATTTACAAGTCGAAGATGAAACTCGAACTCAAGAACGGTTACGTCGTGGCGAAGTGGTAGGTGCGGTCAGTATCCAACCTCAGCCGCTGCCAAGCTGCCTGGTTGATCAGCTCGGCGCACTGGATTACCTGTTTGTTGCTTCAAAACCCTTTGCAGAACGTTATTTCCCCAATGGCGTGACCCGCTCGGCATTGCTGAAAGCACCTGCGGTGGCCTTTGACCATTTGGATGATATGCATCAGGCGTTTTTACAGCAGAATTTCGATTTGTCGCCGGGCAGCGTGCCCTGCCATATCGTTAACTCGTCAGAAGCGTTTGTACAGTTAGCAAGACAAGGCACTACCTGCTGTATGATCCCGCATCTGCAAATTGAAAAAGAGTTGGCATCCGGTGAATTAATTAATCTGACGCCGGGATTATTGCAACGGAGAATGCTGTTCTGGCATCGATTCGCGCCAGAAAGCCGGACGATGAGAAAAGTAACTGACGCCCTATTATCTTACGGGCGTCAGGTATTACGGCAAGACTAG
- a CDS encoding oxidative stress defense protein, which yields MKLKTLALAAMMGLGTLPLALQVQAAEVPEGPHVVTSGTASVDATPDIATIAIEVSVSAKDAADAKKQADTRVAQYFDFLRKSGIEKKDINAANIRTQPEYDYQKTGEAVLKGYRAVRQVQVTLRQLDKLNELLDGALKSGLNEIRAVELGVANPDTYREQARKKAIENAISQAGALADGFKVKLGPVYSIRYHVANYQPMPVARMFKSAEAAPANDAAQTYEQQTIHFDDQVDVVFELKTSSNTPATAVK from the coding sequence GTGAAGTTGAAGACATTGGCTTTGGCCGCAATGATGGGATTAGGGACGTTACCTTTGGCGCTACAAGTTCAAGCCGCCGAAGTGCCAGAAGGGCCGCATGTTGTTACCTCCGGCACCGCCAGTGTTGATGCAACACCGGATATCGCTACTATTGCCATTGAAGTGAGTGTATCTGCCAAAGACGCCGCAGATGCCAAAAAACAGGCAGATACCCGCGTCGCACAATATTTTGATTTTCTGCGTAAGAGTGGCATTGAGAAAAAAGATATCAATGCTGCCAATATTCGTACTCAACCTGAATACGATTATCAAAAAACCGGTGAAGCTGTCTTGAAGGGCTACCGTGCGGTACGTCAGGTTCAGGTGACACTGCGCCAACTGGATAAGTTAAATGAGTTGCTGGATGGTGCGTTAAAATCAGGTCTGAATGAGATTCGTGCCGTGGAATTGGGTGTTGCCAATCCGGACACTTACCGTGAACAGGCGCGTAAAAAGGCTATTGAAAATGCCATTAGTCAGGCGGGTGCATTGGCAGATGGTTTTAAGGTGAAATTAGGGCCGGTATACAGCATTCGTTACCATGTTGCTAACTACCAGCCAATGCCAGTAGCGCGTATGTTCAAGAGTGCCGAAGCTGCACCAGCCAATGATGCCGCCCAAACTTACGAACAACAGACCATTCATTTTGATGATCAGGTTGATGTGGTATTTGAGCTAAAAACCAGCTCTAACACGCCAGCCACTGCCGTCAAATAA